A DNA window from Fragaria vesca subsp. vesca linkage group LG3, FraVesHawaii_1.0, whole genome shotgun sequence contains the following coding sequences:
- the LOC101312041 gene encoding uncharacterized mitochondrial protein AtMg00810-like, translating to MVTSVVPTIIEPTCFSQAIKQVEWREAMATEFNALQVSGTWSLVPPKASMNVLPNKWVFCIKRKSDGSIEWYKARLVANGFHQQEGIDYAKTFSPVVKHTTIRTVIALATHFNWPIRQLDVQNAFLHGYISEEVYMRQLAEVVPHGTQVHLTQSKYAVDLLRKTKFQDVKPLSSPAAHGKRLSVNDGDVLVDPSEYRSVVGALQYLTVTRHDLAFAVNQVYQYMHRPTTSHWMAVKRILRFVKSTYDHGLVYSPGNLQLQAFSDADCAGEPDERHYTGGYCIALEIIVWAQFILVIL from the exons ATGGTTACATCAGTTGTGCCTACCATTATTGAGCCTACATGCTTCAGTCAAGCTATCAAGCAAGTTGAATGGCGTGAAGCCATGGCTACTGAGTTTAATGCACTCCAAGTCAGTGGTACGTGGTCTCTTGTTCCTCCTAAAGCATCAATGAATGTTTTGCCTAACAAATGGGTGTTTTGTATTAAGCGAAAATCGGATGGTTCCATAGAATGGTACAAGGCTCGGCTAGTTGCTAATGGATTTCATCAACAAGAAGGAATTGATTATGCCAAGACGTTTAGTCCAGTGGTTAAACACACTACTATTCGTACTGTTATTGCTTTGGCTACTCATTTTAATTGGCCTATTCGGCAGCTTGATGTTCAAAATGCCTTTTTGCATGGATATATTTCTGAAGAAGTCTACATGCGACAACTAGCAG AAGTGGTACCTCATGGCACTCAAGTTCATCTGACTCAAAGCAAGTATGCTGTTGACTTACTTCGCAAGACCAAGTTTCAAGATGTTAAGCCACTTTCCTCTCCTGCTGCTCATGGAAAACGTCTAAGTGTTAATGATGGTGATGTTCTTGTTGATCCGTCTGAGTACCGCAGTGTAGTTGGAGCTCTTCAATACTTGACCGTAACTCGTCATGATCTTGCATTTGCTGTTAACCAAGTCTACCAATATATGCATCGTCCTACAACTTCTCATTGGATGGCAGTCAAGAGAATTCTGCGTTTTGTGAAGTCTACTTATGATCATGGTTTGGTCTATTCTCCCGGTAATTTACAATTGCAAGCATTCTCTGATGCGGATTGTGCCGGTGAACCAGATGAGCGTCATTATACTGGCGGTTATTGCATTGCCTTGGAAATAATTGTTTGGGCCCAATTTATATTGGTTATCTTATAA
- the LOC101312333 gene encoding F-box/kelch-repeat protein At3g06240-like, which yields MAEDRSSKGAQIEFFDDEIISEILARLPVKSVVRFRCVSKWWSALISDPYFTKKHLSYSKEGITENTSRLLYSLYPPQSLDYEALKDLKDHSDGSFANRVLDFPVRKLPRYHFLCSIVGCCDGLVCIIVEEEEDGGYFMLWNPCTRNSRKLPRTIPKLCNPDRMSFKFCGFGYDSATDDYKVIVGDINHIVFEETTVYVFALKTSSWKKLPIINNPLDITGRGFFLNGALHWLTRNPGHCPRTVLLSFDLVEEKFHDKIPLPDCEIQQMSVVKNCLCVFNHAFSWRNVTTIWLMKEYGVKQSWTPVIRCSTENFPGDFRHVSVQPLCILEDGQVLVVTNYGERFLVLYDPKENTFKTVTKTHTQLSAGAFVYTETLVSPVTGSAAVETTSDPSHCFRESFLCFLDLSSMFVYVVQFYLERARLKAMTVAAKSF from the coding sequence ATGGCGGAGGACAGAAGCTCTAAGGGAGCTCAGATCGAGTTTTTCGACGACGAAATAATATCAGAGATTCTGGCGAGGCTTCCAGTCAAATCTGTGGTGCGATTCCGGTGCGTATCCAAGTGGTGGAGTGCTCTGATCTCCGATCCTTACTTCACAAAGAAGCACTTGAGCTACTCAAAAGAGGGCATCACCGAGAACACCTCAAGGCTGCTTTATTCATTGTACCCTCCGCAATCTCTGGACTACGAAGCACTGAAGGATTTGAAGGATCACAGTGATGGTTCTTTTGCCAACAGAGTTCTTGATTTTCCGGTACGGAAGCTCCCGCGCTATCATTTTCTTTGTAGTATTGTGGGTTGTTGCGATGGGTTGGTATGTATTATAGTCGAAGAAGAAGAAGATGGAGGATACTTTATGTTATGGAATCCATGTACTAGGAACTCCAGGAAGTTACCGAGAACTATTCCTAAACTATGCAACCCTGATCGTATGAGTTTCAAATTTTGTGGGTTTGGTTATGATTCTGCTACTGATGATTACAAGGTCATAGTAGGGGATATAAATCATATAGTGTTTGAAGAAACCACCGTTTACGTTTTTGCTCTAAAAACGAGTTCATGGAAGAAGCTCCCCATTATTAACAATCCTCTTGACATAACAGGTCGGGGTTTCTTTTTGAATGGAGCTTTACACTGGTTAACACGGAATCCAGGGCACTGTCCCCGAACAGTACTTTTGTCTTTTGATTTGGTGGAGGAGAAGTTTCATGACAAGATCCCATTACCCGATTGTGAAATTCAACAAATGAGTGTAGTTAAAAATTGTCTTTGTGTGTTTAATCACGCATTTTCCTGGCGTAATGTTACCACAATTTGGTTGATGAAGGAGTATGGGGTCAAGCAATCTTGGACTCCAGTGATAAGGTGTTCCACAGAGAATTTTCCTGGAGATTTCAGGCATGTCTCCGTGCAGCCTCTTTGCATTCTCGAGGATGGACAAGTTTTAGTGGTTACTAATTACGGTGAACGTTTCTTGGTGTTATATGATCCAAAGGAAAATACATTCAAGACTGTTACCAAGACTCATACTCAATTGAGTGCTGGAGCTTTCGTTTACACTGAGACTTTAGTTTCACCAGTAACCGGCAGTGCTGCTGTAGAGACTACATCTGATCCAAGTCATTGTTTTCGTGAGTCTTTTCTTTGCTTTCTCGATCTGTCTAGTATGTTTGTCTATGTAGTCCAATTTTATTTAGAAAGAGCTAGGTTAAAAGCAATGACAGTAGCAGCCAAGTCGTTTTAA